Proteins encoded within one genomic window of Manis pentadactyla isolate mManPen7 chromosome 4, mManPen7.hap1, whole genome shotgun sequence:
- the MATN1 gene encoding cartilage matrix protein translates to MRATSGTNLVLCGLLVLLQAPRTLGFTPQTRGQLCRPRPTDLVFVVDSSRSVRPVEFEKVKVFLSQVIESLDVGPNATRVGLVNYASTVKQEFPLRAHGSKAALLQAVRRIQPLSTGTMTGLAVQFAITKVFSNAQGRRTWSPDIRKVALVVTDGRPQDSVRDVSERARASGIELFAIGVGRVDKATLRKIASAPQDEHVDYVESYSVIEKLSKKFQEAFCVVSDLCATGDHDCEQMCLSIPGSYTCACREGFTLNADGKTCNVCSSGEGSSATDLVFLIDGSKSVRPENFELVKKFISQIVDTLDVSDKAAQVGLVQYSSSVRQEFPLGHFHTKKDIKAAVRNMSYMEKGTMTGAALKYLIDKSFTLSSGARPGAQKVGIVFTDGRSQDYINDAARKAKDLGFKMFAVGVGNAVEDELREIASDPVAEHYFYTADYKTINQIGRKLQKKICVEEDPCACESIVKFQTEVEGLLQALTRKLEAVSKRLTVLENGVV, encoded by the exons ATGAGGGCCACCTCTGGCACCAACCTCGTGCTCTGCGGCCTGCTGGTGCTGCTCCAGGCCCCACGCACACTTGGCTTCACCCCCCAAACCAGAG GGCAGCTCTGCCGGCCCCGGCCCACGGACCTGGTGTTTGTTGTCGACAGCTCGCGCAGCGTGCGGCCTGTGGAGTTTGAGAAGGTGAAGGTGTTCCTGTCCCAGGTCATCGAGTCTCTGGACGTGGGGCCCAATGCCACCCGGGTGGGCCTGGTCAACTATGCCAGCACTGTCAAGCAGGAGTTCCCGCTGCGGGCCCACGGCTCCAAGGCCGCTCTGCTGCAGGCTGTGCGCCGCATCCAGCCGCTGTCCACGGGAACCATGACCGGTCTGGCCGTCCAGTTCGCCATCACCAAGGTCTTCAGCAATGCCCAGGGCAGACGCACCTGGTCTCCTGACATCCGTAAG GTGGCCCTCGTGGTGACTGACGGGAGGCCTCAGGACAGCGTGCGAGACGTGTCTGAGCGGGCCCGGGCCAGCGGCATCGAGCTGTTCGCCATCGGCGTGGGCCGCGTGGACAAGGCCACGCTGCGGAAGATCGCCAGCGCGCCGCAGGACGAGCACGTCGACTACGTGGAGAGCTACAGCGTCATCGAGAAGCTGTCCAAGAAGTTCCAGGAGGCCTTCTGCG TGGTGTCAGACCTATGTGCCACAGGAGACCATGACTGTGAGCAGATGTGCCTCAGCATCCCAGGCTCCTACACCTGTGCCTGCCGAGAGGGCTTCACCTTGAATGCTGATGGCAAGACCTGCAATG TCTGCAGCAGTGGCGAGGGCAGTTCAGCCACCGACCTGGTCTTCCTCATTGATGGCTCCAAAAGCGTGCGGCCGGAGAACTTTGAGCTGGTGAAGAAGTTCATCAGTCAGATTGTGGATACGCTGGACGTGTCGGACAAAGCGGCGCAGGTGGGGCTGGTCCAGTACTCGAGCTCTGTGCGCCAGGAGTTCCCGCTGGGTCACTTCCACACCAAGAAGGACATCAAGGCGGCTGTGCGGAACATGTCCTACATGGAGAAGGGCACCATGACGGGGGCTGCCCTCAAGTACCTCATTGACAAGTCCTTCACTCTGTCCAGCGGGGCTAGGCCTGGTGCCCAGAAGGTGGGCATTGTCTTCACTGACGGCCGGAGCCAGGACTACATTAATGATGCTGCCAGGAAGGCCAAGGACCTTG GCTTTaagatgtttgctgtgggtgtggGCAACGCCGTGGAGGACGAGCTGAGGGAAATTGCCTCAGACCCCGTGGCAGAGCATTACTTCTACACAGCTGACTATAAGACCATCAACCAGATTGGCAGGAAGTTACAGAAGAAGATCTGTGTGG AGGAAGACCCATGTGCCTGCGAGTCCATTGTGAAATTCCAGACCGAAGTGGAGGGGCTGCTGCAGGCCCTGACGAGGAAAC TGGAAGCTGTGAGTAAGCGGCTGACCGTCCTGGAGAATGGAGTCGTCTAA